The Caloenas nicobarica isolate bCalNic1 chromosome 25, bCalNic1.hap1, whole genome shotgun sequence region TATATGGGGTTCCCAGGGGGTGTCTGTAGGGCGTATAGGCGGTCTCTATAGGATGTATATGGTGTCTCTGCAGGGTGTATATGGGGTGCCTACAGAGTGTATATGGGGTTCCCAGGGGGTATCTATAGGATGTATATGGGGTCTCTATAGGGTGTCTATGGGGTATATATGGGGCATACACAGGGTCCCTATAGGGGGCTGGGTGCCCACCTGACAcctgccctgtgctgccagGAGAGCAGCGGCGCAGGCAGCGGGACGGGCGGTGACAGGGCCGGCGGTGACGGGACTGGCGGGCGCGTGCGGGCGCTGCAGCGCGAGGTCGAGGGCGTCACCACCATCATGACACGGAACGTGGAGCAGATCCTGGCGCGGGGGGAGAACCTGGAGCGGCTGCACGACAAGAGCCAGGACCTGGAGGCCACCGTGAGTGCAGGGACACCGGGGGGCACAGGGTCCCCAGGTTGGGTACAAGGACCCCGTGGTGGCACAGGGTCCCCAGGGTGGCCACAGGGTCCCCAAGGTGACAGAGGGTCTCCAAGATGGACACAAGGTCCTCAAGGTGGCTCAGGACCCCTAAAGTGGCACAGGGTCCCCAGGGTGGGTACTTGGTCCCCAAG contains the following coding sequences:
- the VAMP8 gene encoding vesicle-associated membrane protein 8; its protein translation is MESSGAGSGTGGDRAGGDGTGGRVRALQREVEGVTTIMTRNVEQILARGENLERLHDKSQDLEATSQHFKVTSQKVSRRYWWKNMKLLIILGVVGVIILVLIILLATGTIPT